Proteins from a single region of Punica granatum isolate Tunisia-2019 chromosome 8, ASM765513v2, whole genome shotgun sequence:
- the LOC116187616 gene encoding tRNA-aminoacylation cofactor arc1 isoform X2, with the protein MAADKTGTLSRKQLILTSLCRHLNVNYELVLRSVYPGSIEETDIKDLCLTVANMSDTSANGSAWSDNEEVAKWIAFAGGFPANSEACLGALEKLNENLATKSVLLGNGLKVSAADVVVFSAIYSSVVGLSTMDALKFPHLLRWMDHIQNKANFGDMFEKIPVEKPSFVPHVTKTIVKVEEDNPKKNVQSTKTAPKSEPETTVKKSETAKPKADAEPNEEKKKVPEAEAAAKDELSVSLLNIRVGLIRKAWKHPSADSLLVEEIDIGEAKARQVVSGLAKYCSPDSLTNRLVVLVTNVKPGKLRDVLSEGLVLCASNEDHSVVEPLLPPEGAQIGEQISFSGIDGKPEDVLNPKKKQLEKITPNLYTDEKGVATFKGIPFMTSAGPCTSSIPKASIK; encoded by the exons ATGGCGGCGGACAAAACTGGAACTTTGAGCAGAAAGCAACTGATCCTCACGTCTCTCTGCCGACACTTGAACGTGAACTAC GAATTAGTTCTGCGTAGTGTATATCCGGGCAGTATCGAGGAAACTGACATAAAAGACCTGTGCTTGACGGTGGCAAACATGTCAGATACGTCAGCAAATGGGTCTGCTTGGTCTGACAATGAAGAG GTGGCTAAATGGATAGCTTTTGCTGGGGGTTTTCCTGCTAATTCTGAAGCATGTCTTGGAGCCCTCGAAAAGTTGAACGAGAATTTGGCCACAAAGTCAGTTCTACTAGGAAATGGTCTCAAAGTCTCTGCTGCCGACGTGGTGGTGTTCTCGGCAATTTACTCCTCTGTG GTTGGCCTTTCAACTATGGATGCGCTCAAGTTTCCACATCTTTTGAGATGGATGGATCACATTCAG AACAAAGCAAACTTCGGGGATATGTTTGAAAAGATACCAGTGGAGAAGCCTTCCTTTGTGCCTCAC GTAACAAAAACAATTGTCAAGGTGGAAGAAGATAACCCGAAGAAGAATGTACAAAGTACAAAAACTGCACCAAAATCAGAACCTGAAACAACTGTGAAGAAGAGTGAAACTGCG AAACCAAAGGCCGACGCTGAACCTAATGAGGAGAAGAAAAAGGTACCCGAAGCAGAAGCAGCAGCGAAAGATGAACTTAGCGTGAGCTTGTTGAATATACGGGTTGGCCTTATTCGGAAAGCTTGGAAACATCCATCTGCAGACAG TTTGCTGGTTGAGGAGATTGATATTGGAGAAGCTAAGGCGCGTCAAGTTGTCAGTGGTTTGGCAAAGTATTGTAGTCCTGATAGCTTGACG AATCGTCTTGTAGTGCTGGTTACAAACGTGAAACCAGGAAAACTGAGAGATGTTCTGTCGGAAGGACTG GTGCTCTGTGCTTCTAATGAAGATCACTCCGTTGTTGAACCTTTGCTCCCACCTGAAGGGGCCCAAATCGGCGAACAGATTTCCTTCTCAGG GATTGATGGGAAGCCCGAGGATGTTCTAAACCCGAAGAAGAAGCAGTTGGAGAAGATAACACCG AATCTTTACACAGATGAGAAGGGAGTGGCCACATTCAAAGGAATACCATTCATGACATCTGCAGGGCCTTGCACTTCCTCCATCCCGAAGGCATCAATCAAGTGA
- the LOC116187616 gene encoding tRNA-aminoacylation cofactor arc1 isoform X1 → MAADKTGTLSRKQLILTSLCRHLNVNYELVLRSVYPGSIEETDIKDLCLTVANMSDTSANGSAWSDNEEVAKWIAFAGGFPANSEACLGALEKLNENLATKSVLLGNGLKVSAADVVVFSAIYSSVVGLSTMDALKFPHLLRWMDHIQNKANFGDMFEKIPVEKPSFVPHVTKTIVKVEEDNPKKNVQSTKTAPKSEPETTVKKSETAKKPKADAEPNEEKKKVPEAEAAAKDELSVSLLNIRVGLIRKAWKHPSADSLLVEEIDIGEAKARQVVSGLAKYCSPDSLTNRLVVLVTNVKPGKLRDVLSEGLVLCASNEDHSVVEPLLPPEGAQIGEQISFSGIDGKPEDVLNPKKKQLEKITPNLYTDEKGVATFKGIPFMTSAGPCTSSIPKASIK, encoded by the exons ATGGCGGCGGACAAAACTGGAACTTTGAGCAGAAAGCAACTGATCCTCACGTCTCTCTGCCGACACTTGAACGTGAACTAC GAATTAGTTCTGCGTAGTGTATATCCGGGCAGTATCGAGGAAACTGACATAAAAGACCTGTGCTTGACGGTGGCAAACATGTCAGATACGTCAGCAAATGGGTCTGCTTGGTCTGACAATGAAGAG GTGGCTAAATGGATAGCTTTTGCTGGGGGTTTTCCTGCTAATTCTGAAGCATGTCTTGGAGCCCTCGAAAAGTTGAACGAGAATTTGGCCACAAAGTCAGTTCTACTAGGAAATGGTCTCAAAGTCTCTGCTGCCGACGTGGTGGTGTTCTCGGCAATTTACTCCTCTGTG GTTGGCCTTTCAACTATGGATGCGCTCAAGTTTCCACATCTTTTGAGATGGATGGATCACATTCAG AACAAAGCAAACTTCGGGGATATGTTTGAAAAGATACCAGTGGAGAAGCCTTCCTTTGTGCCTCAC GTAACAAAAACAATTGTCAAGGTGGAAGAAGATAACCCGAAGAAGAATGTACAAAGTACAAAAACTGCACCAAAATCAGAACCTGAAACAACTGTGAAGAAGAGTGAAACTGCG AAGAAACCAAAGGCCGACGCTGAACCTAATGAGGAGAAGAAAAAGGTACCCGAAGCAGAAGCAGCAGCGAAAGATGAACTTAGCGTGAGCTTGTTGAATATACGGGTTGGCCTTATTCGGAAAGCTTGGAAACATCCATCTGCAGACAG TTTGCTGGTTGAGGAGATTGATATTGGAGAAGCTAAGGCGCGTCAAGTTGTCAGTGGTTTGGCAAAGTATTGTAGTCCTGATAGCTTGACG AATCGTCTTGTAGTGCTGGTTACAAACGTGAAACCAGGAAAACTGAGAGATGTTCTGTCGGAAGGACTG GTGCTCTGTGCTTCTAATGAAGATCACTCCGTTGTTGAACCTTTGCTCCCACCTGAAGGGGCCCAAATCGGCGAACAGATTTCCTTCTCAGG GATTGATGGGAAGCCCGAGGATGTTCTAAACCCGAAGAAGAAGCAGTTGGAGAAGATAACACCG AATCTTTACACAGATGAGAAGGGAGTGGCCACATTCAAAGGAATACCATTCATGACATCTGCAGGGCCTTGCACTTCCTCCATCCCGAAGGCATCAATCAAGTGA